AAATCTGTTAATCATCTTAGAAAATGTTAACTAACCGAACTGTGTGCATCTCTGTCATAATTCAGCACAGTTGTGTCATGTCTGATGTCTAAGAGAGAATGATGAGGAAAGTCTCTGGGGAAGTTTaatgaaaagagagaagtgacCGTACACCCAGTGACGAGGTGAATGCGGCAGAGActgcaatgcattctgggatttTTGAGTCTGGGGCTTTTGAGTGTGCTAATTTCTTCACTACTTCTACAATGGATCGCTTGTTAATATGATATTGATCTAGAGTGGAACGTGGTGAGTGAGACGAGAAGTTCTAAAATGAAATCTGATCATTACCTCTCAGGTTTAAGATCTTTTTTCTTATCTAaagatatttacatttctgacatttagcagacacccttatccagagcgacttacatttatacaacagcaattgagggttaagggccttgctcagaggcccagcaggGGAACCTTGgcggacctgggattcaaactcacgacCATCTTGtcagtagaccaacaccttaaccactaggttatcACGTACAGTATTTCATGTGTTCAGGTTGGAGCAGTTTTTTCAGCAATGTGTGTTTAGTGATTATTGGATCACGGTAATCCATGCTCATTGAAGACTTTAAAGTGGGATCCTTCGGAAGACTGATTATCCCATAATCCACACAATGTGACCTTTGCTGGGATGCATGTATTCCCAAGGCTGATTTGTGGCATGTGAAGTCACGACTCTCCAGCTGTAAGGTAATGTGAGGGGagatgttaaataataaacatgccTGGAGTGACAATTATGCAATGTCAGGAAGTAAAAGTGGCTGCACTTCAGAATATAATGCAATCATGAATGTGAGAAGTCATTGTACCATTAGAGTTTGGTGTTGTCATCTTTAGGCCATTATTAGTCATTTTTGTGCAGGTATGTGCCCTCCTGCCATGTGAAATGTGACTAAGACCATGTAAAGCAATCACTCTGTGGAAAAAAAGGAGCTTTTGTTTGAGCAATTGCGCTCGTTCGGTTCTTATTAAGATTCTCACCATTGCTGTACCTGCAGGCGTGTGGCGCAGCGTCATTCCTGCTCTCATTTCCATAGCCATCAGAAGCCTCACTTTCACGGCAAGACTTAATATTGCCTTTAATTAGCAGGgctggaaataaaacaatgtcatTCACAAATACGCAGACGTTTCCTAAATGCAAAATCACAGCTTGGCTTCTCCACTAGGACTAGCTGTGTGtcaatgaatgaattttttagcattgaaaattaaattaagtgGACTCATATAAGGAGCGAGTGACGTCGACGTCTTATTTCCATTATGCGCTATACAGAAGAGATCAGCATTTAGATGAAGTTGAACTGCGGTAATCCACCAAGCAGTGATGTGGTGCAAGGATTTCTGTTTTGAAAGTTCACAAAAGATTTCTTTAAATTTGCTAAAGCAGCGTTAGCAGAGCATAATATTTATGTCATTATGGATTTAAATCAGAAAGCGATGCTATcatcatttgtattttatttctaactATAATCCTTGCTAAAACTTGCTAATGTCTAAATTTACAAATGAAAGCATGGACATTGAATACCATCACATGCCTGCATTTCAGATGTACTGAAGCACTCCTAGGGGTTTTCTGATGCATAAATCTTTATATCTTTTATAGTGTTGTGTAATTAAATCCCCAGTACATTCAACACACACATGGAAATCATTTCTAAAGATACACAAACCTCTTCAGGTTTATGAACCATTTGATATCATTACATAGCCCTTAACATGCTGGTTAAATTTCAAACCCAGCTGTCACATCCTCAAACCTTGAAGAACTTTCTTTCTAAATGCCTCGTTTACTTTGATAATCGCAGAGGCTGATTACCCGTTTGAGGTGCAACATGGCTCTTTGGTGTCTTTTGGACAGGGAGAATTAGGAATGTTGAAACTCTGATCATTTAAAATCAGTGGAAATGTTTATTCAACAGAACGTCCTGTTGCCCTCTGAGTCTGTGGAGAGAAACAAGTCAAAGGTTTGCCATTCTAGTTAGAGAAGAAAATGGACCCCATACTAAtgagggagaagagaggagggagCTTGCAGAGAAACAAAGAAGAATCAGCTTTCTTCTACCACTAAGTTCACAAAACGTCCCTCCCTCTCTCGGTGTGCTCCCCAGGGACGGGGCGAGGCTTCAAAGTGCCTCTGTATCTTGGTTGGGACTGAAATAATTAGGCATAGGCCAGAACTGGAGGAGTAGGCCTGGTTTTTAATGAGTAAGATGGCCAATAGGATATTAGACCATTCAGGAGTTATAAATGAGGCTTTAATGATTTAAAGGTTCTAAAAACAGTACATTGCTTCATTGTTTTGAGTGAAAGGGTGATTACCTCTTCTGTAAGTCAGTTTCCAATTTAATccctttaatattatttagatttGTGAGTTTCTCATTTAGTGTACAGGCATGGAGAGCCCAGATTCTCTTATTTGAGTAACAAATGTATAAATCTGTtgcttgttgtgtgtttatactaTTGAATATAATGTGAATGTAATTTCaggtaaaagaagaaaaaaaagattaaatttaTCCAACACTCCCACCTAGCGGTTAAGATCAGAAGTGCacctgtttaaataaatgatctaAAATATGTGGACATCTGAGTGTAAACTGAGATACAATTAGGTTacaattgtaaaataataataataataataataataataataataataataataataataatatttaataataaaaataaataaaattgggcaatgcaaataataataatggacaTCACAGGGAGGTGTAAGGAGTGTTTGGCAATGGAGTGGATTATTGCAGTGCAATCAATATTAGGTTAAAGTTGTATAGAAATCGAGAAGTTTCTCATTTTGTATCAGAGTACAAAATAGTTTTACCCACAACAGAAGCGTGTTTGTGaatatatcttttttaaaaCTGCCATTTACACTGTAGTCCACTAGGGGGCAAAAGAAAACCTTTCAGTTGTCTGTCAACCGCCTCGTGCCAAACGAAGAAGAAGAGCAACACGTGGGAATATTGTATGCAAGATGGCGGCGTGCAGTATAGAAGACGTGCTCGCTAAAGCTGAGAAAGACGAGGCAGAAAGGTTAAGAAGTATCACCGTACATAAAGAACTGGACCTCGAGTTTGATATCGGAAACTTGCTGGCGTTGGATAAGAACTCGGTAAATATTCGGGAGTTTAAACAGCAAAACAAAGACGAGTTTCTTCGCTCTCTGGCGCGCGACAACACGCAGCTCCTCATCAATGAGATCTGGAAACATCCAAGTGAGAAAGTAGAGGAGGTTATAGTGGTAAAGCTGCCCGACCCTGTCACCAAGTTACCCCGAGAAAAACCTGCACCCAAGGCGAGACCTCCGACCAAATGGGAGCAGTTCGCTAAACTTAAAGGCAtccagaagaaaaagaagacgaaTCTGGTGTGGGATGAAGTGCACAAGGAGTGGAAAAGGCGCTGGGGTTATAAACGAGCTAAAGATAACACGAAGGAATGGCTCATAGAGGTGCCTGAGACCGCAGATCCAAATGAGGACCAGTTTGGCAAAAGAATCAAGGCCAAGAAAGAGCGAGTGGCCAAGAACGAGTTTAACCGCCTGAAGAACATCGCCAGGGCACAGAAGCTGAAGGTGCCCGGTGTGGGACTCGCTCCAACCAGCCAGCAGTCCAAAACTGAGCTGGCCAAAGCTGTGAGCATCGCCAAAAGTGCCACAGCTTCACTGGGAAAGTTCCAAGAGCGACTTCCTAAAGAGAAACCCCAGAGAAACACAGGCAAGAAGAGACAGTTCCAGCCCCTGATCGGTGACTTTGCTGGAGAGAAGCAGAAGCACCTGGATATGCTGAAAGTGATGGATAGCAAGAGACCTCGACTGGACGTCACCAAAGCAGTGAATAAGCAGATGAGGGAGGAAGACAGTGAATCTTCGGAAAGGAGGAAAGGGAAGAAAGGACGGCGAGGGACCGCGCCTGGGAAAGGGCGACGAAATGCTCCAAGTGGGAAAGGGAAAGGCAAAGGGGGAGCTTTCAAAGGCAAAGGGGGAGCTTTCAAAGGCAAAGGGGGAGCTTTCAAAGGCAAAGGGGGAGCTTTTAAAGGCAAAGGACGGAAACCTGCAATGAAGCAGGGAAAACGTTAACATAGACTTCTGAAGCTTCAGTGAAATCTGGGACTTTTCGTTTGAACCTCAAACACACCTGAGCCTATAAATGAGCATCATACACTCTGAGAAATAAAGTACTTTTCTTTTTGTGGAGTTTGATGCAGTTATTTCTCAGAAGCTacacagaaatataataatattgcaatttttctttattgtctttCTTCCTGTTTTGTGAACTAAAAAGCTGCTCTCTCTTGCTGCTTTGTCAATAAATCATAGCATTCAGAAATATTGTAATGTCATTGGTGCAACTTCAGACATAATGATATGGATGTTCTTGCTCTGGTTTGATTTAAACAGTTATGTTTTAATGTAACATTTCCCAAATGTTTATCTAGACAATAAGACCAGATACAGGAACCTTTCAGCATAGTTCATTTTCAAAAACAGGAACTGTGCATCCCTGCCTGAAATATCGAGTTTATTGATTGAGTTACAGAAAAATTGGATGTATGTTAATTGTCATGACAAGACTGGAAGTGTTTTGTGCCTCATTTTGATGATCATTTGGAAAAATTTGTTTCTTGAAGGTGTCGTCATGACGATGGGGTACGCATTACAATATTTAGATTAGCTTACAAAGAACCAACACAGCATTGTAGCTATATATCAAGTGATTTTGAAACAATGATTACATAaaggtaaaatattttaatcacagAAGTGATCAAATTTGGTACATTTTATAAAAGGGGAAATAATATCAGGaagtttcattttaattttattatattacaatattatcaGTCTGTGGAATATCTGCATTTACTGTAGTCACATTTTCTAAAATGAATTGATATACATCGAGCTGTTTTATACGTGATACATGTAATTATCTGCCATGAAATAAGTAGCGTTTGCTTATTGTTGGCTCAGATGATGCAACTTGTGAACAATGATTTTGCTTTTCACAAAAGGTTTTGAATAAATATGATATCAATGATGTCTCATGAAAATACCCTGTTACAGGCCACAATTAGACTTCAATCTAATTAAAAGGTTTTACCACTTTTAGTATTTCAcgtttgcattttattttcgCCCTTtaagttattttttatatagaagTGAAACGTTTataatcttaaataaataatatccggCTCTGGTGCCCCCTTGTGGTTATTTTGTGGCCTTGCGTTAGTTTGCGTTGGCGATATATTAACATGAGATATATTcgtacatttgtttttttgttgttgttttttactttaaatacaattaaattcattattaagtatatattggACCAAAAAATAATTGCATACAGAAAATTTCAAAGAATGATTTTCATGTcttcaaaatgaaaatgacatattttacattgtttgttttttagatgCTTTCATCCAAAGCAATTATAATTGTAATTGAGCTGATTTAATAAGTACTAAAGGTTCATGAGTGGTTATCTATAAGTCCTAGAGACTGAAGCCATAGATATTTAGATAGGTATtgatgtttacaaaaaaatctcTGCATGATTTTGTGCTTAGTAATGTGAGCTGTGAACAAAATATTAGACAGATACCTCAGCAttatcaaataataaagtattcaAAGAGGTCTTTAATTGTTCACTGTGTAGTTAGATCAAACAgactattattaaaattatattttatgtaggattgtaataataacaactgaAAAAAATGTAGTGCCTGTCTTCATAAATGAGTTAAAAATACTTTCAATTTGTCTTTGATATCTTAAGTAAATTCTAATTCATCCGAAAGCTGTCTGAAATAttaaaagagagaaattaaTCTTAGCTCACTATGTAATTAATTACTCAGACAGGTTTTAATTTTCTTGTGTTAATCCTAATTATTTGCCTTATAAGCACATGTCCGCATGAATCCTCTGGAGCTGCTGGGTTTTTCTAAATGACAGCATAAATCCAGCTTCCATTTAGTTGATGGATGTCGTTTGACTGCTCACACAAGTGCTTAGGGGAGGCAGGGGGTCGTAGTGGGGCTAACCATCTGTTGACTGCTGTAAAAACAAACCATCACCATCCCACTTCAGAGGACAGGAATATACAGGGACATTCACAATCAAAATCAATCAGGCTCACTGAGTTGACAGCAGCCTCTGAGGATCTCAAATGTGCACTGAGGCATACAGAAAGAGGGCAAAGGTCAAAGAGATATTACAGCTGGGAGGTTTTATATTCTAATTTTCCACTGATTAAAAATGAgctaaatgtataatataatagaacCAGTGATAACTTAATTCCCACCTGAAATACAATTTTACTAGCATGTTTATATAATATGCTTGGAAATTGTTCTTATTCCTGTATCTATGTTTTCAGAATCAGATTAATTAGGATATAGGCTTGTTAACATGTTATTGAGGTGAATCAGGTAAATATGAAGTTTGCAGGGACTCCAGTGTCAGAATGGGAAATCATGAATAACACCACTGGGGCCTTTACAAGATGTACATTTTCTGGATTCTGgcatgttaaaaataaagaaacgaTGCAAAGACATGGTGCAAtagttataattttatatacattatgttTAATGGTTTGAAATTGCTTTAGTGGAATGTCTCATTAAATAACGATTTGCTTTGTAGCCACTAGGTGGTGCTAGGCGCACAGTTTCCTCCCTCTGTAGCCAGATTAAGGGGAGCTTAACTTTTGTGGTGTTTCCAAACAGGTCCAGTCGAGGTAGTTTGGGCAGCTGCAGAACGGATAGTGGGCTATTAACCTTCCTCATGTGTCATCGACCTGAGtcataacacacaccatgtacgGGAAGCCAAATtagatgtaatatatatatatatatatatatatatatatatatatatatatatatatatatatatatatatatatctgtgtttcACAAATGAAGTATGAAAATAGAATTACAATTCCATGAAGCTAGAAATGTTGTGCAAGAAAACAACAACCTAGCAACAAGATTTTATGAAAAGGATGAGAAGAAAGAAATGTGCTCTCTGTGTTCAAACACACCTAATACAACTAAGGAAGAGATATAAATTTGCTAAATCAGCTTAAAGAAACCTGAAGGACAGGAAGTGCTACAGGAACCCGATATGCTAAGAGGATGCAAACTAATGCATTCAGAACTCAACACGTTGTAGGTGTGTAAAGACCTATGGTATAAAAATGGTGCATCATGTATTGCACTAGGCATGTTTTGTTCCTAGACGGACAGAGCAACTAAAAATGGAGGTTTACTGAGACACAGTTCAGTTCAGGTTATATCTCTGGTGATCCTTTGGGAACACGTTGGGTGAGCGTGTCTTTACACCCTGCTGCCTTCCCCCACGTCACTGCTCTCGTATTCACCGCCCTTCCTGCCaaatccacccatccacccactcCAAAGCAGCTGCTCCCCCTCCCAAGCCAGCACACCCCAAACAGGTGGCTCATCCCATAGCTCATTAGTTAACAATGCACACAAACAGCATGCCAGATCTGATCAATTGGCGTGTGGCTTATAAGTGATGTCCCTGTGCAGCCAGAAAAGGATAAAAAGCACTTTTGAGATATGGATTTTCCAGTATGATGCTTAGTattcttggtgtaattttagagtctgaccttaatttcagtaaacatgtgaaagcgataagcaaatcagtttactaccatctcagaaatatagccagaattaaatgttttgtctcaagacaggacttagagaaacttgttcatgctttcatcaccagcagggtggattattgcaatggactccttactgggatccccaaaaagaccattagacagctgcagctcatacagaacgctgctgccagaattctgaccagaaccaaaaaatctgagcacatcactccagtcctcaggtccttacactggcttccagttacatttagaatagattttaaagtattgttactcgtTTAAAAATAACTTCATGGCTTTGGACCGAAATACAtgacagatatgctaattgagtataaaccaagcagacgactcagatcattagtatcaggtcagttagagacaCCAAGGGTTCattcaaaacaaggtgcgtcagcgtTTAGATATTATgacacctatagctggaatcagcttccagaaaaaatcagatgtgcttcaacattagacacttttaaatcaagattaaaaacatttggTGTAGTTGCTTGCCATACTATTGAAAATGAGACCCCATGGAGGTGTCTTAGGCCTGATGAGATTTGGTAAGTGTCCCCATGCCTTAAGTAGTGGCAGCCACCAATGCAGAGGCCgttctctccctccttctttctCAAAGTACTGGAATCTGGGTCAGCGGGAATAAACAGCGCCTTTGTGCTTGTTGTTTCCTCTTTGTGTGGCCCAGCAGAGGCAGGCAGCAGGCCCCTAGGGGTGGAGGAAGGGAGGAGGGACCTTTCTTGACTTTGAAGCAGGACACCCAGGCTCCGTCCACGGCCCACAGCTCGTCCAGCCTGCTGCATAGGATCCTATCCAAACATCGCAGAATGAACCAGTGCCAGGGGGCCAGTAACAGGGCAAACGAACATGACTGAATGGCACCGACCTGCAGGGCGGCCGGGAGCTCAGCCCACAGTGTGAGtgctgtactgtagatgtttcGAGATGTCTGAATCATCTCAATGCGCTGATAGAAAGAGGGAACATATTAGatgttagatagatagagggaacacacactgctgttgcTGGAGTACCGCTGTGTCTGTTAAGTGCTTTTCGACCATTGGCTATTCACCAATACTATTTGCACTCTGGTTaagaatgtgtgagtgtttctGAATGCATAACATTGCCTGTAAAATTAGTAGAACTACTTCTCAAAAGGATGTGTGATGTGAACTCATAATAAGCAGGATTTGTCACTCAGAATATTCAAACTTGTAATTTTCTTTGACATCCAATTAAACACATagaattctttttattttattactttatattacACAGTTCTTGGCACTGTGCCTTATATGCCTCACAGGGTGAATTAATGAGCATGAGACATTGCTGGCTCGTGGTAATGGTGGTAATTGTACCCAAGAGTGTCGATACAGAAATCATACCCATAACAAAGAGAATGTCAAGTTGTTTTAgtaaaatataacacaattctgCATTATGTAAACTATTCTACATTGTTATACCCCATGTACTGAGAATGTTTACTCAGTGATCACCTTCATAGGAATACCTGTACAGAAGTACATTAATACAATTAAACAATCTTGTtgcaataacaaaaataaaaatatatagattaagactttttttgca
This genomic stretch from Tachysurus fulvidraco isolate hzauxx_2018 chromosome 25, HZAU_PFXX_2.0, whole genome shotgun sequence harbors:
- the rrs1 gene encoding ribosome biogenesis regulatory protein homolog isoform X2 codes for the protein MAACSIEDVLAKAEKDEAERLRSITVHKELDLEFDIGNLLALDKNSVNIREFKQQNKDEFLRSLARDNTQLLINEIWKHPSEKVEEVIVVKLPDPVTKLPREKPAPKARPPTKWEQFAKLKGIQKKKKTNLVWDEVHKEWKRRWGYKRAKDNTKEWLIEVPETADPNEDQFGKRIKAKKERVAKNEFNRLKNIARAQKLKVPGVGLAPTSQQSKTELAKAVSIAKSATASLGKFQERLPKEKPQRNTGKKRQFQPLIGDFAGEKQKHLDMLKVMDSKRPRLDVTKAVNKQMREEDSESSERRKGKKGRRGTAPGKGRRNAPSGKGKGKGGAFKGKGGAFKGKGRKPAMKQGKR
- the rrs1 gene encoding ribosome biogenesis regulatory protein homolog isoform X1 is translated as MAACSIEDVLAKAEKDEAERLRSITVHKELDLEFDIGNLLALDKNSVNIREFKQQNKDEFLRSLARDNTQLLINEIWKHPSEKVEEVIVVKLPDPVTKLPREKPAPKARPPTKWEQFAKLKGIQKKKKTNLVWDEVHKEWKRRWGYKRAKDNTKEWLIEVPETADPNEDQFGKRIKAKKERVAKNEFNRLKNIARAQKLKVPGVGLAPTSQQSKTELAKAVSIAKSATASLGKFQERLPKEKPQRNTGKKRQFQPLIGDFAGEKQKHLDMLKVMDSKRPRLDVTKAVNKQMREEDSESSERRKGKKGRRGTAPGKGRRNAPSGKGKGKGGAFKGKGGAFKGKGGAFKGKGGAFKGKGRKPAMKQGKR
- the rrs1 gene encoding ribosome biogenesis regulatory protein homolog isoform X3, translating into MAACSIEDVLAKAEKDEAERLRSITVHKELDLEFDIGNLLALDKNSVNIREFKQQNKDEFLRSLARDNTQLLINEIWKHPSEKVEEVIVVKLPDPVTKLPREKPAPKARPPTKWEQFAKLKGIQKKKKTNLVWDEVHKEWKRRWGYKRAKDNTKEWLIEVPETADPNEDQFGKRIKAKKERVAKNEFNRLKNIARAQKLKVPGVGLAPTSQQSKTELAKAVSIAKSATASLGKFQERLPKEKPQRNTGKKRQFQPLIGDFAGEKQKHLDMLKVMDSKRPRLDVTKAVNKQMREEDSESSERRKGKKGRRGTAPGKGRRNAPSGKGKGKGGAFKGKGRKPAMKQGKR